The proteins below come from a single Agrococcus beijingensis genomic window:
- a CDS encoding multicopper oxidase domain-containing protein has translation MQLIQVNGSAIDGTQWRDVVNVPAQGSVVVRIDFARFTGLTVYHCHILGHEDLGMMGTVKAAA, from the coding sequence ATGCAGCTGATCCAGGTGAACGGATCGGCGATCGACGGTACCCAGTGGCGGGACGTCGTGAACGTCCCGGCTCAGGGCTCGGTCGTGGTGCGCATCGACTTCGCACGGTTTACGGGCCTCACGGTCTACCACTGCCACATCCTCGGTCACGAGGACCTCGGGATGATGGGAACGGTGAAGGCCGCCGCGTGA
- a CDS encoding multicopper oxidase domain-containing protein encodes MQTGSAQLRTLGYDRGAAMMGGMMAGGGSSSGPALLAFVEVRGPDAAVLPAVPPRAPDADLRSHTPDARREISFTMTMGMGMAQQGGMRALGFDGRAFDAGRIDQRVGAETVEEWTIRNPTPMDHPFHLHVCRCS; translated from the coding sequence ATGCAGACCGGAAGTGCCCAGCTGCGCACACTCGGCTACGACCGGGGCGCCGCCATGATGGGCGGGATGATGGCCGGCGGGGGCAGTTCCTCCGGCCCGGCGCTGCTCGCCTTCGTCGAAGTTCGCGGGCCCGACGCCGCGGTGCTGCCCGCCGTGCCCCCGCGCGCGCCCGACGCCGACCTGCGCTCCCACACTCCCGACGCGCGGCGCGAGATCTCCTTCACCATGACCATGGGAATGGGCATGGCTCAGCAGGGCGGGATGAGGGCCCTGGGTTTCGACGGGCGCGCATTCGACGCGGGGCGCATCGATCAGCGCGTCGGCGCGGAGACCGTGGAGGAGTGGACAATCCGCAACCCCACGCCGATGGATCATCCGTTCCACCTGCACGTCTGCCGATGCAGCTGA
- a CDS encoding ISL3 family transposase: MSHPISGCVPARSATAPCSRCDLLLGLDGVLVERVDRGEQLLTVTVSTPRQPTGCPGCGVIAVGRGRRARVLHDVPTATRVQIMWRQRVWRCTEAGCARGTFVEQVPSLVPARGSITKRAVAWAIGQLRREHATIAGIARQLGTSWKTVWRAVEPELERLAADASRFDGVTALGVDEHIWHHVDTRRRGPKELTGMVDLTRDDRGRVRARLLDLVPGRSKRAYADWLQARTPEFRDGVGVAALDPFAGYKSAIDDELGDAVAVLDAFHVVKLGTQVVDEVRRRVQQDTLGHRGRKGDPLYGIQTLLRASAENLTDRQLGRLAAAIEADPAHEAVYVAWRCAQDLRAAYRQADLAEGRRRAERILESFHTCPIPEVARLGRTLRRWRDAFLAYFTTNRSSNGGTEAINGIIELHRRLARGYRNRNNYRLRMLLAAGGLIP, translated from the coding sequence GTGTCTCACCCTATTTCGGGGTGCGTTCCAGCGCGCTCTGCCACCGCTCCGTGTTCTCGCTGCGACCTGCTGCTGGGCCTGGATGGCGTGCTGGTCGAGCGCGTCGACCGAGGCGAGCAGTTGCTGACCGTGACGGTCTCGACGCCACGGCAGCCGACGGGCTGTCCGGGGTGCGGGGTGATCGCGGTCGGTCGCGGGCGTCGCGCACGAGTGCTCCACGACGTGCCCACCGCGACCCGGGTGCAGATCATGTGGCGGCAACGCGTCTGGCGGTGCACCGAAGCGGGCTGCGCGAGGGGGACCTTCGTTGAGCAGGTGCCGTCGCTGGTGCCTGCGCGTGGGTCGATCACGAAGCGCGCGGTCGCGTGGGCGATCGGGCAGCTGCGCCGCGAGCACGCCACGATCGCGGGGATCGCCCGGCAACTGGGCACGTCGTGGAAGACGGTCTGGCGGGCGGTCGAACCCGAGCTGGAACGGCTGGCCGCCGACGCGTCCCGGTTCGATGGCGTCACCGCACTCGGTGTCGATGAGCACATCTGGCACCACGTCGACACTCGCAGGCGCGGGCCGAAGGAGCTCACCGGCATGGTCGACCTCACCCGCGACGATCGGGGTCGGGTTCGTGCCAGGCTGCTGGATCTGGTGCCGGGCCGCTCGAAGCGCGCCTACGCCGACTGGCTGCAGGCGCGTACGCCCGAGTTCCGCGACGGGGTGGGCGTCGCGGCGCTCGACCCGTTCGCCGGCTACAAGAGCGCGATCGATGACGAGCTCGGCGACGCCGTCGCTGTCCTCGACGCATTCCACGTCGTGAAGCTCGGCACTCAGGTCGTCGACGAGGTCCGCCGACGCGTCCAACAGGACACCCTCGGGCACCGGGGCCGCAAGGGCGACCCGCTCTACGGCATCCAGACCCTCCTGCGCGCCAGCGCCGAGAACCTCACCGACAGGCAGCTCGGACGGCTCGCGGCCGCGATCGAGGCCGACCCGGCACACGAGGCCGTCTATGTCGCCTGGCGCTGCGCGCAAGACCTCCGCGCCGCCTACCGCCAAGCCGATCTCGCCGAGGGCCGACGCCGCGCCGAGCGGATCCTCGAGTCCTTCCACACCTGTCCGATCCCGGAAGTCGCACGACTGGGACGGACCCTTCGTCGTTGGCGCGACGCGTTCCTGGCCTACTTCACGACGAACCGTTCATCGAACGGGGGCACCGAGGCCATCAACGGCATCATCGAGCTCCACCGCCGCCTCGCCCGCGGCTACCGCAACCGCAACAACTACCGGCTCCGGATGCTCCTCGCCGCAGGCGGACTCATCCCGTGA
- a CDS encoding oligosaccharide flippase family protein — translation MALLSGSVIAQLATVAALPFLARMYSPIAFGEYAIFVSITAFASVIATLRYEMAIVLPRSPREAAAVKQLTLRLLLIASLLIALVCVVIAALPIAIDGDWRWLILLLGPSTFLLGYNAIMMYWFMRLNRYGILSRNRVLQAVAIAGSQALAGLVPNPSGFGLVLGMITGQAVAALLLVLSDPSRRLKKDGRNLRQWSYLFRRHWRLPALTAPQALVDSFRMNGINLVIGSMSLSALGQYSQAWRLVNVPASLIGAALSQVYFPEFASTPRKDLFRAVRSSVVKSMLISAIPFALIFWLSPLVFPWALGDQWVEAGRYAQVLVPWLYINLATSPISTLFVVLQKQHVSLPFAVVYAIAPIVAIVAFHQEMYVAILAMSLTQTVLLLVNLGLAFWIAHRAGISD, via the coding sequence ATGGCGCTGCTCTCCGGGTCGGTGATTGCGCAACTTGCGACGGTGGCGGCATTGCCATTCCTTGCACGTATGTACAGCCCGATCGCTTTCGGAGAGTATGCGATCTTTGTCTCGATCACGGCGTTTGCGTCCGTGATAGCAACTCTTCGGTACGAGATGGCAATCGTGCTTCCGCGTTCGCCCCGCGAAGCTGCTGCAGTCAAACAGCTGACCCTGCGACTATTATTGATCGCGAGCCTGCTAATAGCCCTTGTCTGTGTCGTGATCGCAGCGCTACCCATCGCTATAGACGGTGACTGGCGGTGGTTGATCCTGCTCCTCGGGCCGAGCACTTTTCTTCTGGGGTACAACGCTATAATGATGTATTGGTTCATGCGCCTGAACCGATACGGAATACTCAGCCGGAACCGCGTCTTGCAGGCCGTTGCGATTGCAGGATCGCAGGCGCTTGCCGGCCTTGTGCCAAACCCGTCAGGCTTCGGGCTAGTCTTGGGAATGATTACTGGGCAAGCTGTTGCCGCATTACTACTGGTGCTCTCCGACCCGTCTCGCCGCCTTAAAAAGGATGGTCGCAATTTGCGACAGTGGTCATACCTGTTTCGGCGGCACTGGCGATTGCCAGCGCTCACGGCGCCGCAAGCGCTAGTCGATTCATTTCGAATGAACGGGATCAACCTGGTCATCGGCTCCATGTCGCTTTCGGCACTCGGCCAGTATTCGCAGGCGTGGAGACTTGTCAACGTACCAGCAAGCCTGATCGGTGCGGCGCTAAGCCAGGTGTACTTTCCGGAGTTTGCCAGCACGCCTCGCAAGGACTTGTTTCGCGCGGTGCGGAGTAGCGTGGTGAAGTCGATGCTTATTAGCGCAATCCCTTTCGCGTTGATTTTTTGGCTGAGCCCACTCGTGTTTCCATGGGCACTAGGAGACCAATGGGTCGAGGCAGGTAGGTACGCCCAAGTGCTCGTACCATGGCTATACATAAACCTCGCAACATCACCCATTTCTACACTCTTCGTCGTGTTGCAGAAGCAACACGTGAGCCTCCCGTTCGCGGTCGTCTACGCCATTGCGCCTATTGTCGCGATCGTCGCTTTTCATCAGGAGATGTACGTCGCTATTTTGGCAATGAGCCTGACCCAGACTGTGCTGCTTCTCGTGAACCTGGGCTTGGCGTTTTGGATCGCACACCGTGCGGGAATCTCCGATTAG
- a CDS encoding glycosyltransferase — translation MHSVFSVSQAGADYLREKFPQFRGKIRVARLGVAPALSACNSDQQLMTVVSCSFIVPVKRLESLIDALAELQARGRKVRWFHIGPDESDYAGSVRQRAGEFLEAGTYSFVGGLANAEVRHWLAAHPGSAFVNVSASEGVPVSIMEALSQGLPIIATDVGGNSETIDVEGGMFDGLLPANPTPVELADRLNSLLSTDDEAYRAYVKSSHSHWARAWSAETNFSKFAALLADLATPPKG, via the coding sequence GTGCACAGCGTATTCTCGGTATCACAAGCTGGTGCTGACTACCTGCGCGAAAAATTCCCCCAGTTCCGGGGCAAGATACGCGTCGCGCGTCTCGGCGTTGCTCCCGCGCTGAGCGCTTGCAACAGTGATCAACAGTTGATGACGGTTGTGTCTTGCTCATTTATCGTGCCGGTGAAGCGTTTGGAATCGCTGATTGATGCACTTGCCGAACTCCAAGCGCGCGGCCGGAAAGTGAGATGGTTTCACATCGGCCCAGATGAGTCTGATTATGCTGGCAGCGTCCGTCAGCGGGCAGGAGAATTTCTTGAAGCTGGTACCTATTCCTTCGTGGGAGGTCTTGCGAACGCTGAAGTTCGGCATTGGCTCGCTGCGCACCCTGGGTCTGCGTTCGTCAATGTCTCTGCTTCCGAGGGTGTGCCGGTTTCAATCATGGAGGCACTCTCCCAGGGCCTCCCGATTATCGCGACTGATGTCGGGGGTAATTCCGAGACAATCGATGTCGAAGGAGGGATGTTTGACGGACTCCTCCCCGCCAATCCGACGCCGGTAGAGCTTGCTGATCGCCTAAACTCTCTGCTCAGCACTGACGACGAAGCCTATCGCGCTTATGTGAAGTCGAGCCACTCGCACTGGGCGCGAGCGTGGTCGGCAGAGACTAACTTCTCCAAGTTTGCTGCGCTCCTCGCAGATCTCGCGACGCCGCCGAAGGGCTAG
- a CDS encoding transposase, producing MPNQIPEETKRRAVRLVLDHLDEYPNLVTACETVSKRLGFGAESLRRWVRQAQVDAGDRQGASTSESERVRRLERENRELREANAILRDAAVSSPGNSTPDAADRWLHRRAASQGRAVESVCQVLREQGVQVAARTYRAWKHPQPSNGSSRTRSSSTR from the coding sequence ATGCCGAACCAGATCCCGGAGGAGACGAAGCGGCGAGCGGTGAGGCTCGTGCTCGACCATCTCGATGAGTACCCGAACCTGGTGACCGCGTGCGAGACGGTATCGAAGCGGCTCGGTTTCGGTGCCGAGTCGCTGCGCCGCTGGGTTCGGCAGGCGCAGGTCGACGCCGGCGACCGGCAAGGCGCGTCGACGAGCGAGTCGGAGCGGGTGCGGCGGCTGGAGCGGGAAAACCGTGAGTTGCGCGAGGCGAACGCGATCCTGCGGGACGCGGCGGTTTCTTCGCCGGGGAACTCGACCCCCGACGCCGCTGATCGTTGGCTTCATCGACGTGCAGCGAGCCAAGGGCGCGCGGTCGAGTCGGTCTGCCAGGTCCTGCGCGAGCAGGGCGTGCAGGTCGCCGCACGGACCTACCGGGCGTGGAAGCACCCCCAGCCGAGCAACGGCAGCTCGCGGACGCGGTCATCATCGACGCGCTGA
- a CDS encoding DDE-type integrase/transposase/recombinase: MRDLGLNGRVRGRGVRTTVSDKHVDRAPDLLERDFTSPAPNQRWVADFTYVRTWAGFVYVSFVIDCFSRAIVGWQAATTKTTPLVTTALRMGLWRRDRAGRPALDGLVHHSDAGSQGGFNWSSQHLDHGGVGWEERGSSCLRRRRALAGSGRRIGPCGRRCGRPVDPSRGVRCSGRSGG, translated from the coding sequence ATGCGTGATCTCGGCCTCAACGGCCGTGTCCGGGGCCGCGGCGTGCGCACCACGGTCTCGGACAAGCACGTCGATCGCGCGCCCGACCTGCTCGAGCGCGACTTCACCTCGCCGGCCCCGAACCAGCGTTGGGTGGCGGACTTCACGTACGTGCGCACCTGGGCCGGGTTCGTGTACGTGTCGTTCGTGATCGACTGCTTCTCGCGCGCGATCGTCGGTTGGCAGGCGGCCACGACGAAGACGACACCGCTGGTCACCACGGCGCTGCGCATGGGCCTGTGGCGGCGCGACCGAGCCGGCCGCCCGGCGCTCGACGGACTGGTCCATCACAGCGATGCCGGGTCGCAGGGCGGATTCAACTGGTCGTCGCAACACCTCGATCACGGAGGTGTGGGATGGGAAGAGCGAGGAAGTAGTTGCCTGAGGCGCCGGCGGGCGCTCGCCGGCAGTGGTCGGCGGATCGGGCCCTGCGGGCGACGATGCGGTCGCCCGGTCGACCCGAGCCGTGGCGTGCGGTGCAGCGGGCGTTCTGGCGGCTGA
- a CDS encoding peptidoglycan-binding domain-containing protein, translating to MATSDVIEHERADPRRAEAGAPVEERAVHARRNRGGWARGVGIAVVALLVGAAAGWAGTTVLAPPQQVLEADAFSTVAVVPGEVGSSITLNSVASWATSPVALNGASGTVTSVDIAPGTSVEKGQRLYSVNLRPVVAGQGAIPAYGPIAPGDAGPQVSQLQQLMTDLGFWRGAVNGRYTAPFATAVRNWQRASGYPVDGVVQGGDIVWVPQLPARMSLDGETIATGRIVSAGEGDIVALGSAPTFTIPLQQAQTRFAPTGTRVIVQAPDGALWEAVAGAQAADPMSSETVHVALAAPDGGPVCADACDLIGAEGQATLMSEIVTVPAVAGLVVPASAITTGGDGRAFVTDADGAQHEVTVVQSARGMALIEGVAEGLEVRIPAAQGQ from the coding sequence GTGGCGACTTCTGACGTGATCGAGCACGAGCGGGCAGACCCCCGCCGGGCCGAGGCTGGCGCACCTGTCGAGGAGCGGGCTGTACATGCCCGCCGCAACCGCGGCGGCTGGGCACGGGGGGTCGGCATTGCCGTTGTGGCGCTGCTTGTCGGCGCCGCGGCTGGCTGGGCGGGCACGACGGTGCTCGCGCCGCCGCAGCAGGTGCTCGAGGCCGACGCGTTCTCTACCGTGGCGGTGGTGCCGGGCGAGGTGGGTTCGTCGATCACGCTCAACTCGGTGGCGTCCTGGGCGACGAGCCCGGTCGCGCTCAACGGCGCATCCGGCACCGTCACGAGCGTCGACATCGCTCCGGGCACATCGGTCGAGAAGGGTCAGCGCCTCTACTCCGTCAACCTACGACCAGTGGTCGCGGGGCAGGGCGCGATCCCCGCCTACGGCCCGATCGCGCCGGGCGATGCGGGCCCGCAGGTGTCGCAGCTGCAGCAGCTGATGACCGACCTGGGCTTCTGGCGCGGCGCGGTCAACGGCCGCTACACCGCGCCGTTCGCGACCGCCGTGCGCAACTGGCAGCGCGCATCCGGGTACCCCGTCGACGGCGTCGTGCAGGGCGGCGACATCGTCTGGGTGCCGCAGCTGCCCGCGCGCATGTCGCTCGACGGCGAGACGATCGCGACCGGCCGCATCGTCTCGGCCGGCGAGGGCGACATCGTCGCGCTCGGCAGCGCACCGACGTTCACCATCCCGCTGCAGCAGGCGCAGACGCGCTTCGCCCCGACCGGCACGCGCGTGATCGTGCAGGCGCCCGACGGTGCGCTCTGGGAGGCGGTCGCCGGAGCGCAGGCGGCCGACCCGATGTCGAGCGAGACGGTGCACGTCGCGCTCGCCGCGCCCGACGGCGGCCCGGTGTGCGCGGATGCGTGCGACCTGATCGGCGCGGAGGGCCAGGCGACGCTGATGAGCGAGATCGTCACCGTGCCGGCCGTCGCCGGGCTGGTTGTGCCCGCCTCGGCGATCACCACGGGCGGCGACGGGCGCGCGTTCGTCACCGACGCGGACGGCGCGCAGCACGAGGTGACCGTCGTGCAGTCGGCGCGCGGGATGGCGCTCATCGAGGGCGTCGCCGAGGGGCTCGAGGTGCGCATCCCGGCGGCGCAGGGGCAGTGA
- a CDS encoding ABC transporter ATP-binding protein — translation MNAEAVRSEAVRAAAATAAAATTLLAARDVSFGYAKGAPVIAGFDDDFVAGEVVALTGPSGRGKSTLLYVLGLMLAPTAGAVEVDGRDASQLRDGRRARLRADAFGFVFQDAALDATRTVLDNVLETTLYRGQSRAALTDRAYALLDRFGVSVRADHKPGQISGGQAQRIAVCRALLGDPRIVLADEPTGNLDAASSATVVGALREQASRGAAVVIATHDRDVMAQCDRRVAL, via the coding sequence GTGAACGCCGAGGCGGTGCGCAGCGAGGCGGTGCGCGCGGCGGCTGCGACCGCGGCGGCTGCGACGACGCTGCTCGCCGCCCGCGACGTGTCGTTCGGCTACGCGAAGGGCGCTCCCGTGATCGCCGGGTTCGACGACGACTTCGTCGCCGGCGAGGTGGTGGCGCTGACGGGCCCGTCGGGGCGGGGCAAGTCGACGCTGCTGTACGTGCTCGGGCTGATGCTCGCGCCCACGGCTGGTGCGGTCGAGGTCGACGGGCGTGACGCGTCGCAGTTGCGCGACGGCAGGCGGGCGCGGTTGCGGGCGGATGCGTTCGGCTTCGTCTTCCAGGATGCGGCGCTCGACGCGACCCGCACCGTGCTCGACAACGTGCTCGAGACCACCCTCTACCGCGGCCAGTCGCGCGCCGCCCTCACGGACCGCGCATACGCGCTGCTCGACCGCTTCGGGGTATCGGTGCGCGCCGACCACAAGCCCGGGCAGATCTCCGGCGGGCAGGCGCAGCGCATCGCCGTCTGCCGAGCGCTGCTGGGCGACCCGCGCATCGTGCTCGCCGACGAGCCGACCGGCAACCTCGACGCCGCATCGTCGGCGACGGTCGTGGGTGCCCTGCGCGAGCAGGCGTCGCGCGGCGCTGCGGTCGTGATCGCCACGCACGACCGCGACGTGATGGCGCAGTGCGATCGGCGGGTAGCGCTGTGA
- the rho gene encoding transcription termination factor Rho — MGVRVPPGAHCDESRHRSAPKRRAPARRASKKADASAEATSAEAASADETAAAPAEAPAEAPADAPAADAEAPVADAEAPVAPKRTRASRSRKAAAEAPADEAPATEAPATEAPAADAQPAEADTQAQAADEQPAQRPARGRGRQSQPAQDPQAADASADDADATTSGAQDDRAAGGDASDNDAEQGDQGQRETTSRRRRSRGKGGQQGQQDEQESDDDEGSRRRGRGRNQQGDSGQGQQAQGRQQNGPQAQRQQTQQDDQDGTSRRTRGRGRDRARTGPDAELEIHEDDVLLPVAGILDVLDNYAFVRTSGYLPGANDVYVSLAQVKKHGLRKGDAVVGAIKQPRDGEQQQSTRQKFNALVRVDSVNGQTAEDALNRVEFSKLTPLYPQERLRLETTSNKLSTRVIDLVAPIGKGQRGLIVSPPKAGKTLVMQAIANAIAENNPEVHLMIVLVDERPEEVTDFQRTVKGEVIASTFDRPAEDHTIVAELAIERAKRLVELGHDVVVLLDGITRLGRAYNLSAPPSGRILSGGVDSSALYPPKKFFGAARNIEHGGSLTILATALVETGSKMDEVIFEEFKGTGNMELRLSRHMADKRIFPAVDVNASGTRREEMLMGVDETKVMWKLRRALAGLETQQALELVLKQLKETQSNVEFLMKVSNSVPGQHDKD, encoded by the coding sequence TTGGGGGTTCGAGTCCCTCCGGGCGCGCACTGTGATGAGTCGCGACATAGGTCTGCCCCGAAGCGCCGCGCGCCCGCGCGCCGCGCCAGCAAGAAGGCCGACGCCAGCGCAGAGGCCACCAGCGCAGAGGCCGCCTCCGCCGACGAGACCGCTGCGGCGCCCGCCGAGGCACCGGCAGAGGCACCGGCCGACGCGCCCGCCGCCGACGCCGAGGCGCCCGTCGCAGACGCCGAGGCGCCCGTCGCCCCGAAGCGCACCCGTGCGAGCCGCTCGCGCAAGGCCGCCGCCGAGGCGCCGGCTGACGAGGCTCCGGCGACCGAGGCACCCGCGACCGAGGCCCCTGCTGCCGACGCGCAGCCGGCCGAGGCCGACACCCAGGCGCAGGCCGCCGACGAGCAGCCCGCGCAGCGCCCCGCACGCGGCCGCGGCCGCCAGTCGCAGCCCGCGCAGGACCCCCAGGCGGCGGATGCGTCTGCTGACGACGCCGACGCCACCACGTCGGGTGCGCAGGACGACCGCGCCGCCGGTGGCGACGCATCCGACAACGACGCCGAGCAGGGCGACCAGGGCCAGCGCGAGACCACCTCGCGCCGCCGCCGCTCGCGCGGCAAGGGCGGCCAGCAGGGCCAGCAGGACGAGCAGGAGTCGGACGACGACGAGGGCTCGCGCCGTCGCGGCCGTGGCCGCAACCAGCAGGGCGACAGCGGCCAGGGCCAGCAGGCGCAGGGCCGCCAGCAGAACGGCCCGCAGGCGCAGCGCCAGCAGACGCAGCAGGACGACCAGGACGGCACGTCGCGTCGCACCCGCGGCCGCGGCCGCGACCGCGCGCGCACCGGACCCGACGCCGAGCTCGAGATCCACGAGGACGACGTGCTGCTGCCGGTCGCCGGCATCCTCGACGTGCTCGACAACTACGCCTTCGTGCGCACCTCCGGCTACCTGCCCGGCGCGAACGACGTCTACGTCTCGCTCGCCCAGGTCAAGAAGCACGGCCTGCGCAAGGGCGACGCCGTCGTCGGCGCCATCAAGCAGCCCCGCGACGGCGAGCAGCAGCAGTCGACCCGCCAGAAGTTCAACGCGCTCGTGCGCGTCGACTCGGTCAACGGCCAGACCGCCGAGGACGCCCTGAACCGCGTCGAGTTCTCGAAGCTCACGCCGCTCTACCCGCAGGAGCGCCTGCGCCTCGAGACCACCTCGAACAAGCTCTCGACCCGCGTCATCGACCTCGTCGCGCCGATCGGCAAGGGCCAGCGCGGCCTGATCGTCTCGCCGCCCAAAGCCGGCAAGACTCTCGTGATGCAGGCCATCGCCAACGCGATCGCCGAGAACAACCCCGAGGTGCACCTGATGATCGTGCTCGTCGACGAGCGCCCCGAGGAGGTCACCGACTTCCAGCGCACCGTCAAGGGCGAGGTCATCGCGTCGACCTTCGACCGGCCCGCCGAGGATCACACGATCGTCGCCGAGCTCGCGATCGAGCGCGCCAAGCGCCTCGTCGAGCTGGGCCACGACGTGGTCGTGCTGCTCGACGGCATCACCCGCCTCGGCCGCGCCTACAACCTGTCGGCACCGCCGTCGGGCCGCATCCTCTCGGGCGGCGTCGACTCGAGCGCGCTCTACCCGCCGAAGAAGTTCTTCGGCGCCGCGCGCAACATCGAGCACGGCGGCTCGCTCACCATCCTCGCCACGGCGCTCGTCGAGACGGGCTCCAAGATGGACGAGGTGATCTTCGAGGAGTTCAAGGGCACCGGCAACATGGAGCTCCGCCTGTCGCGCCACATGGCCGACAAGCGCATCTTCCCCGCGGTCGACGTGAACGCATCCGGCACCCGTCGCGAGGAGATGCTCATGGGCGTCGACGAGACCAAGGTGATGTGGAAGCTGCGTCGCGCGCTCGCCGGCCTCGAGACGCAGCAGGCGCTCGAGCTGGTGCTCAAGCAGCTCAAGGAGACGCAGTCGAACGTCGAGTTCCTGATGAAGGTCTCGAACTCGGTGCCCGGCCAGCACGACAAGGACTGA
- the prfA gene encoding peptide chain release factor 1 yields MFESVAGLLAEHADLEQQLADPALHADAGRARRVNRRYAELSQIKAAHERFVSSGDDLEAARELAREDEAFAEEVPALEQVAHEAEEKLRRLLIPRDPDDGRDVIMEVKGGEGGEESALFAADLVRMYSHYAASRGWKVEMLESTPSDMGGFKDVQIAIKGSSNDPAEGVWASLKYEGGVHRVQRVPATETQGRIHTSTTGVLVFPEVDEPEEVSIDQNDLKIDVFRSSGPGGQSVNTTDSAVRITHLPSGIVVSMQNEKSQLQNREAAMRVLRARLLAKQQEELAAVASDARRSQIRGMDRSERIRTYNFPENRIADHRTGFKAYNLDTVMDGALQPVIDSCITADEEAQLAALGGDGA; encoded by the coding sequence ATGTTCGAATCCGTGGCCGGCCTGCTCGCTGAGCATGCCGACCTCGAGCAGCAGCTGGCCGACCCTGCGCTGCACGCCGACGCCGGTCGTGCGCGCAGGGTGAACCGGCGCTACGCCGAGCTCAGCCAGATCAAGGCGGCGCACGAGCGCTTCGTGAGCTCAGGCGACGACCTCGAGGCGGCGCGCGAGCTCGCCCGCGAGGACGAGGCGTTCGCCGAGGAGGTGCCGGCGCTCGAGCAGGTCGCCCACGAGGCGGAGGAGAAGCTGCGGCGCCTGCTGATCCCGCGCGACCCCGACGACGGCCGCGACGTGATCATGGAGGTCAAGGGCGGCGAGGGCGGCGAGGAGTCGGCCCTGTTCGCCGCCGACCTCGTGCGCATGTACTCGCACTACGCCGCCAGCCGCGGCTGGAAGGTCGAGATGCTCGAGTCGACGCCGAGCGACATGGGCGGCTTCAAGGACGTGCAGATCGCCATCAAGGGCTCCTCGAACGACCCCGCCGAGGGCGTCTGGGCGTCGCTGAAGTACGAGGGCGGCGTGCACCGCGTGCAGCGCGTGCCGGCCACCGAGACTCAGGGACGCATCCACACCTCGACCACCGGCGTGCTGGTGTTCCCCGAGGTCGACGAGCCCGAGGAGGTCTCGATCGACCAGAACGACCTGAAGATCGACGTCTTCCGGTCGTCGGGCCCGGGCGGCCAGTCGGTCAACACGACCGACTCGGCCGTGCGCATCACGCACCTGCCCTCGGGCATCGTGGTGTCGATGCAGAACGAGAAGAGCCAGCTGCAGAACCGCGAGGCGGCGATGCGCGTGCTGCGCGCCCGCCTGCTCGCGAAGCAGCAGGAGGAGCTCGCGGCGGTCGCCTCCGACGCGCGCCGCTCGCAGATCCGCGGCATGGACCGCTCCGAGCGCATCCGCACCTACAACTTCCCCGAGAACCGCATCGCCGACCACCGCACCGGCTTCAAGGCCTACAACCTCGACACGGTGATGGACGGCGCGCTGCAGCCGGTGATCGACTCGTGCATCACCGCCGACGAGGAGGCGCAGCTCGCCGCCCTCGGCGGCGACGGCGCCTGA